One segment of Gaiella occulta DNA contains the following:
- a CDS encoding ABC transporter substrate-binding protein, which translates to MRRLDAYRFSQAGPLENDLIDEFAEGGMDRQEFIKRATVLGLSVGVIGSALAALDAPLAFAAPAAAKAGGRLRVGIIPPPTKDVEPYTLADQGGLETAGIAGEFLTRATQTLTLQPELALSWKPNANATVWTFKLRPNVKFQTGEAFGADDVVATYNRLVGPDSGALSAFKGVLSTGGVKAIDNLTVQFTLDAPTASFPYLTSSTTYQAIILPKDYKVGSYTKISPVTGAFRLTSYTPGVGAKYDRNPGWWGGKSPLDGVDATYYSDDAAVISALLGNQIDLVGQVQFATGRALFNNPNVQIFSTRGATHRQVPMRVNLNNPLKDRRVRQAIALTLDRPGIVKTLFNGFADIGNDSPFAPVYPSTNRKVPQRVKNLAKAKALLAAAGYPRGFKITLTTEKVGEIPQLAQIIQRSVKAIGIDMKIVLLTATQYFDGTQDGPPTGYGNTPWLNTPMNITDWGHRSVPNVFLTAAIKSRGVWNAAQYKNPKLDRVIDRFLGAIAASDQRKFAGQIQDTLLRDTPVIFPYFYNYLAAGSKKVKGYKADALGQVYLSRTSLA; encoded by the coding sequence ATGAGGCGTCTCGACGCCTATCGGTTCTCCCAGGCTGGCCCCCTGGAGAACGATCTGATCGACGAGTTCGCCGAGGGCGGCATGGACCGCCAGGAGTTCATCAAGCGGGCGACGGTGCTCGGCCTGTCCGTCGGCGTGATCGGGTCGGCGCTTGCCGCCCTCGATGCGCCGCTGGCGTTCGCTGCCCCCGCCGCCGCGAAGGCGGGCGGCCGCCTGCGTGTGGGCATCATTCCGCCGCCCACGAAGGACGTGGAGCCGTACACACTCGCCGACCAGGGTGGCCTCGAGACGGCCGGCATCGCCGGAGAGTTCCTCACGCGGGCAACGCAGACGCTCACACTCCAGCCCGAGCTCGCGCTCAGCTGGAAGCCGAACGCGAATGCGACGGTGTGGACGTTCAAGCTGCGACCGAACGTGAAGTTCCAGACCGGTGAGGCGTTCGGCGCCGACGATGTCGTCGCTACCTACAACCGCCTCGTCGGGCCGGACTCGGGAGCTCTCTCGGCGTTCAAGGGGGTGCTCTCCACCGGTGGCGTCAAGGCGATCGACAACCTCACGGTGCAGTTCACGCTCGACGCTCCGACGGCGAGCTTCCCGTACCTCACAAGCTCGACGACCTACCAGGCGATCATCCTTCCAAAGGACTACAAGGTCGGCAGCTACACGAAGATCTCGCCCGTCACGGGGGCGTTCCGGCTCACCTCGTACACGCCGGGTGTCGGGGCGAAGTACGACCGCAATCCCGGCTGGTGGGGCGGGAAGTCCCCGCTCGACGGCGTCGACGCCACGTACTACAGCGACGACGCGGCTGTCATCTCGGCATTGCTCGGAAACCAGATCGACCTGGTCGGACAGGTGCAGTTCGCGACCGGTCGCGCCCTCTTCAACAACCCGAACGTACAGATCTTCTCGACGCGAGGAGCCACGCATCGACAGGTGCCGATGCGGGTGAACCTGAACAACCCGCTCAAGGATCGTCGCGTACGGCAGGCGATCGCACTGACGCTCGACCGGCCGGGGATCGTCAAGACGCTCTTCAACGGCTTCGCCGACATCGGCAACGACTCGCCGTTCGCGCCGGTGTATCCGTCGACGAATCGGAAGGTGCCGCAGAGGGTCAAGAATCTCGCCAAGGCAAAGGCGCTGCTCGCCGCCGCCGGCTATCCACGTGGGTTCAAGATCACGCTCACCACGGAGAAGGTGGGCGAGATCCCGCAGCTCGCACAGATCATCCAGCGGTCCGTGAAGGCGATCGGGATCGACATGAAGATCGTCCTGCTGACGGCGACGCAGTACTTCGACGGTACCCAGGATGGACCGCCCACCGGATACGGGAACACTCCGTGGCTGAACACCCCGATGAACATCACCGACTGGGGCCATCGCTCGGTGCCGAACGTGTTCCTCACAGCCGCGATCAAGTCGCGTGGCGTGTGGAACGCCGCCCAGTACAAGAACCCGAAGCTCGATCGCGTGATCGACAGGTTCCTCGGTGCGATCGCGGCCTCGGACCAGCGGAAGTTCGCGGGCCAGATCCAGGACACGCTGCTGCGTGACACACCTGTGATCTTCCCGTACTTCTACAACTACCTCGCCGCCGGCTCGAAGAAGGTGAAGGGATACAAGGCCGACGCGCTCGGCCAGGTCTACCTGAGCCGGACGTCGCTGGCGTAG
- a CDS encoding ABC transporter permease, with protein sequence MHAPAATLSSSRPEESDPIARFLLKRLGLALATLFLLSVIVFAAAQLLPGDVGRNVLGPFASQQQVDRLNHELGVDRPIVVQYGDWISRFVRGDLGDSLQYKEPVWGLLGPALGNSLKLAAVAFVLLVPLSILGGVVAALRRGRLVDRMITITGLSLTSIPEFVTAIVLILMIGIWLKWLPVTATAPEGANIVTQVKYLLLPSLALVAVLFGYVARITRASVIEAVDADYTRTAYLKGLDGRHVMTRHVLRNSLLPTIAVVATQVGYLIGGLLVIEKLFNYNGIGQRIYVAAQNKDFVMLQDGVLIVGIVYLVATLLADILYSLLNPRIRFGGVE encoded by the coding sequence ATGCACGCCCCGGCGGCGACTCTTTCATCGTCTCGTCCCGAGGAGTCAGACCCCATCGCCCGGTTCCTGCTCAAGCGGCTCGGCCTTGCGCTCGCCACGCTCTTCCTGCTCAGCGTGATCGTGTTCGCGGCGGCGCAGTTGCTGCCCGGTGACGTGGGTCGCAATGTGCTCGGGCCCTTCGCGAGCCAGCAGCAGGTCGACCGGCTGAACCACGAGCTTGGAGTCGACCGGCCGATCGTCGTGCAGTACGGTGACTGGATCAGCCGTTTCGTCCGTGGTGACCTCGGCGACTCACTCCAGTACAAGGAGCCCGTCTGGGGCCTGCTCGGTCCGGCGCTCGGCAACTCGCTCAAGCTTGCCGCCGTCGCCTTCGTGCTTCTCGTCCCGCTCAGCATCCTCGGTGGAGTCGTTGCCGCCTTACGCCGCGGGCGGCTGGTCGACCGCATGATCACGATTACGGGGCTCTCGCTCACGTCCATTCCCGAGTTCGTGACCGCGATCGTGCTCATCCTCATGATCGGCATCTGGCTGAAGTGGCTGCCGGTCACGGCGACCGCGCCGGAGGGCGCGAATATCGTGACGCAGGTGAAGTACCTGCTGCTTCCGAGCCTCGCGCTCGTCGCCGTGTTGTTCGGGTACGTCGCCCGCATCACGCGCGCGAGCGTGATCGAGGCTGTCGACGCCGACTACACGCGTACCGCGTACCTGAAGGGGCTCGACGGGAGGCACGTCATGACCCGGCACGTGCTGCGGAACTCGCTCTTGCCGACGATCGCGGTCGTGGCGACCCAGGTCGGGTACCTGATCGGCGGCCTGCTGGTGATCGAGAAGCTGTTCAACTACAACGGCATCGGCCAGCGCATCTACGTCGCAGCGCAGAACAAGGACTTCGTGATGCTGCAGGACGGCGTCCTCATCGTTGGCATCGTCTACCTCGTCGCGACGCTTCTCGCCGACATCCTCTACTCGCTGCTCAATCCGCGCATTCGCTTCGGCGGCGTCGAGTGA
- a CDS encoding ABC transporter permease, translating into MRSKTFVVGMAIVGFWVFWAIAGSRLTPHDPLAQGEEILVRPGSSGHWLGTDQLGRDVLSRVLAGATDVMKVAPLATLLGIVGGTIVGLVTGYFRGVVDDVVSRIIDAVLALPLIVIAVTALVALGSSNWTLIVVIGVVFTPIVGRTVRASVLGERELDYVAAARLRGERAPYVMFTEILPNVMGPIIVEATVRLGYAIFAVAGLTFLGFGVQPPSPDWSLQISDNYTLLASGQYWWTVLFPSLAIATLIVGVNLIADGLQQVVDR; encoded by the coding sequence GTGCGCTCGAAGACCTTCGTCGTCGGTATGGCGATCGTCGGATTCTGGGTGTTCTGGGCGATCGCCGGCTCCCGCTTGACGCCGCACGACCCGCTCGCACAGGGCGAGGAGATCCTCGTCAGGCCCGGCAGCTCCGGTCACTGGCTCGGCACCGACCAGCTCGGCCGCGACGTGCTCTCGCGTGTGCTAGCCGGCGCGACGGACGTGATGAAGGTGGCGCCGCTCGCCACCCTGCTCGGCATCGTCGGCGGCACGATCGTCGGGCTCGTCACCGGCTACTTCCGCGGCGTCGTCGACGACGTCGTGAGCCGGATCATCGATGCGGTGCTCGCGCTCCCGTTGATCGTGATCGCCGTCACCGCGCTCGTCGCGCTCGGCAGCTCGAACTGGACGCTGATCGTCGTCATCGGCGTCGTGTTCACGCCGATCGTCGGGCGCACCGTGCGCGCGTCCGTGCTCGGCGAGCGCGAGCTCGACTATGTCGCCGCCGCGCGCCTGCGCGGGGAGCGCGCGCCGTACGTGATGTTCACCGAGATCCTTCCGAACGTGATGGGCCCGATTATCGTCGAGGCGACCGTCCGCCTCGGGTATGCGATCTTCGCGGTCGCCGGCCTGACCTTCCTCGGCTTCGGCGTGCAGCCGCCCTCGCCCGACTGGTCGCTGCAGATCAGTGACAACTACACGCTGCTCGCATCGGGCCAGTACTGGTGGACGGTGCTGTTTCCTTCGCTCGCGATCGCCACGCTGATCGTCGGCGTCAACCTCATCGCCGACGGACTGCAGCAGGTGGTCGACCGGTGA
- a CDS encoding ABC transporter ATP-binding protein: protein MTELATHVEHAPLALELEGLDVVYNVRGRDRQVLRGVSLEVKRGEAYGLVGESGCGKSTAALAIVNYLPRNGRVRSGRLRIDGRDALSLTEAQLRKLRSESVSMVYQNPGTALNPSIRIGKQVAEVFRIRGNGRDEATDLARHALERVQIADPGSVMGRYPHQLSGGMQQRVVIAMALATEPALLILDEPTTGLDATVEAEVLDLVARLQAELRTSVLFISHNLGIIRKMCDRVGVLYAGRLVEEGDTETVLRDPRHPYTVGLLRCVPRGGVRKDHGRLDTIPGFMPNVGEELPGCVFVGRCTLAEERCHMEEPPVQLTTDAHMSRCFFSDRAQSLPRESAAELALPAVDRGAAPLLQFDDLGKVFRQAGHDVHALVGVSAAIWPGETLGLVGESGSGKTTLARTLLGILQPTSGAVLLEGRELGGALGKRTGDDLRSLQIVFQNPDSALNRRHQVRRILRRALKKLAGITGGAAEERMLELMRSVRLAERYVSARPSSLSGGLKQRLAIARAFAGDPKLVVCDEPTSALDVSVQAAILNLLVELQAQQGVSYLFISHDLGVVRYISDRIAVLYLGRLMELGPSEAVFSGPHHPYTEALLSAVPTVDGAERERIRLEGDIPSAASPPTGCVFHTRCPRRLGAICDEVEPPLVEVEEGHLMRCHISLEELRSLQAAGAPPARREVKV from the coding sequence GTGACCGAGCTGGCCACCCACGTCGAACACGCTCCGCTCGCGCTCGAGCTCGAGGGCCTCGACGTCGTCTACAACGTGCGCGGGCGCGACCGGCAGGTCCTGCGCGGCGTCTCGCTCGAGGTGAAGCGCGGCGAGGCGTACGGACTCGTGGGCGAGTCCGGCTGCGGCAAGTCGACCGCAGCGCTCGCCATCGTCAACTACCTGCCCCGGAACGGGCGGGTGCGCTCGGGCCGCCTGCGCATCGACGGCCGCGACGCGCTCTCCCTCACCGAGGCGCAACTGCGCAAGCTGCGCTCCGAGTCCGTCTCGATGGTGTACCAGAATCCCGGCACCGCCTTGAACCCCTCGATCCGCATCGGCAAGCAGGTCGCCGAGGTGTTCCGCATCCGGGGCAACGGCCGTGACGAGGCGACCGACCTCGCCAGGCATGCCCTCGAGCGGGTGCAGATCGCCGATCCCGGATCGGTGATGGGCCGCTACCCGCACCAGCTCTCGGGCGGCATGCAGCAGCGCGTCGTGATCGCGATGGCCCTCGCGACCGAGCCCGCGCTTCTCATCCTCGACGAGCCCACGACCGGTCTCGACGCGACGGTCGAGGCGGAGGTGCTCGACCTCGTGGCGCGCCTCCAGGCCGAGCTGCGTACGTCGGTGCTCTTCATCAGCCACAACCTCGGGATCATCCGCAAGATGTGCGACCGCGTCGGCGTGCTCTACGCCGGCCGCCTGGTCGAGGAGGGCGACACCGAGACGGTGCTGCGCGATCCACGGCACCCGTACACCGTAGGCCTGCTGCGCTGCGTGCCGCGCGGCGGTGTGCGCAAGGATCACGGCAGGCTCGACACGATCCCCGGCTTCATGCCGAACGTCGGCGAGGAGCTCCCCGGGTGCGTCTTCGTCGGTCGCTGCACGCTCGCCGAGGAGCGCTGCCACATGGAGGAGCCGCCGGTGCAGCTCACCACGGACGCTCACATGAGCCGCTGCTTCTTCAGCGACCGCGCGCAGTCGCTGCCCCGCGAGTCGGCGGCCGAGCTCGCGCTGCCTGCGGTTGACCGAGGCGCTGCGCCGCTGCTGCAGTTCGACGACCTCGGCAAGGTGTTCCGGCAGGCGGGCCACGACGTGCACGCCCTCGTCGGCGTCTCGGCCGCCATCTGGCCGGGAGAGACGCTCGGCCTCGTCGGCGAGTCCGGAAGCGGCAAGACGACGCTCGCGCGCACGCTGCTCGGCATCCTGCAGCCGACCTCGGGGGCCGTCCTGCTCGAGGGCCGCGAGCTCGGAGGCGCGCTCGGCAAGCGCACCGGTGACGATCTGCGCTCGCTGCAGATCGTGTTCCAGAACCCCGATTCGGCCCTCAACCGCCGCCACCAGGTGCGCCGCATCCTGCGCCGCGCGCTGAAGAAGCTCGCGGGGATCACCGGCGGAGCGGCCGAGGAGAGGATGCTCGAGCTCATGCGCTCCGTCCGGCTGGCGGAGCGCTACGTGAGTGCGCGCCCGAGCTCGCTCTCCGGCGGCCTCAAGCAGCGGCTTGCAATCGCGCGCGCGTTCGCGGGCGACCCGAAGCTCGTGGTCTGCGACGAGCCGACCTCTGCGCTCGACGTGTCCGTCCAGGCGGCGATCCTGAACCTGCTCGTCGAGCTGCAGGCGCAGCAGGGCGTGTCGTACCTCTTCATCTCGCACGACCTCGGCGTCGTCCGCTACATCTCCGACCGCATCGCCGTGCTCTACCTCGGTCGGCTGATGGAGCTCGGCCCGTCGGAGGCGGTCTTCTCCGGGCCGCACCACCCCTACACGGAGGCCCTCCTGTCCGCCGTTCCCACGGTCGACGGCGCGGAGCGCGAACGCATCCGGCTCGAAGGCGACATCCCGAGCGCAGCCTCCCCGCCCACCGGCTGCGTCTTCCACACGCGCTGCCCGCGCCGGCTCGGGGCGATCTGCGACGAGGTCGAGCCCCCGCTCGTCGAGGTCGAGGAGGGTCACCTGATGCGCTGCCACATCTCGCTCGAGGAGCTCCGTTCCCTGCAGGCTGCGGGCGCGCCGCCGGCGCGCCGGGAGGTGAAGGTATGA
- a CDS encoding zinc-binding dehydrogenase: protein MKIRAAVLERTGGPHAVQELDLAPPGAGEVLVRLGASGVCHSDYNAIDGTAETRCPAVLGHEGAGVVEAVGDGVVRVRVGDHVALSWAPWCGTCSECTRDLPWLCSTAWPAMGTGGLMDGTTRLSRDGEPVYHYSFLSTFAEACVVPEKCCVPIAKDIPFDVAGLVGCAVTTGVGSVWRTAGVQPGDRVAVIGCGGVGLSALMAAVAVGAEPVVAVDAAPPKLEVARSFGAAAGVLWAGSAEATAEAVREASGGGVDYAIEATGRSEAMLAAYLSLRPRGAAVLIGIPRADAVLPLPALTIPRSERRVLGSIYGSSKPERDFPLTLDLYRSGRLPLDRLVSHRLPLDEVEQAFALMKTGDALRVVLDLTT from the coding sequence ATGAAGATCCGCGCTGCCGTGCTCGAGCGCACGGGCGGCCCCCACGCCGTGCAGGAGCTCGACCTCGCGCCGCCGGGCGCGGGCGAGGTGCTCGTGCGCCTCGGCGCCTCCGGCGTCTGCCATTCCGACTACAACGCGATCGACGGCACCGCCGAGACCCGCTGTCCCGCGGTCCTCGGCCACGAGGGCGCCGGCGTCGTCGAGGCGGTTGGCGACGGGGTCGTGCGCGTCCGCGTGGGCGACCACGTGGCGTTGTCGTGGGCGCCGTGGTGCGGGACGTGCAGCGAGTGCACGCGCGATCTCCCATGGCTCTGCTCGACCGCCTGGCCCGCGATGGGCACGGGCGGCCTCATGGACGGCACGACGCGCCTGTCGCGCGACGGCGAGCCCGTATACCACTATTCGTTCCTCTCGACCTTCGCAGAGGCGTGTGTGGTGCCGGAGAAATGCTGCGTGCCGATCGCGAAGGACATCCCGTTCGACGTCGCAGGGCTCGTCGGCTGCGCCGTGACGACGGGCGTCGGGTCGGTGTGGCGGACGGCGGGCGTGCAACCGGGCGACCGGGTCGCGGTGATCGGCTGCGGCGGTGTCGGGCTGTCGGCGCTGATGGCGGCCGTCGCGGTCGGCGCCGAGCCCGTCGTCGCCGTCGACGCCGCACCTCCGAAGCTCGAGGTCGCGCGCTCGTTCGGTGCCGCCGCGGGGGTGCTGTGGGCCGGGAGCGCCGAGGCGACGGCCGAGGCCGTGCGCGAGGCCTCGGGCGGCGGCGTCGACTACGCGATCGAGGCCACCGGGCGCTCGGAGGCGATGCTCGCGGCCTACCTGTCGCTGCGGCCGCGCGGCGCGGCCGTGCTCATCGGGATTCCGCGCGCAGACGCCGTGTTGCCGCTGCCGGCGCTCACGATCCCGCGCAGCGAGCGCCGCGTGCTCGGCTCGATCTACGGCTCGTCGAAGCCGGAGCGCGACTTCCCGCTCACCCTCGACCTGTACCGCTCGGGGCGGTTGCCTCTCGACCGGCTCGTGTCGCACCGGCTGCCGCTCGACGAGGTCGAGCAGGCATTCGCGCTCATGAAGACGGGCGATGCGCTCCGCGTCGTCCTCGACCTCACGACCTGA
- a CDS encoding formaldehyde-activating enzyme: MDLHELDGRVGEGWGGAAPNGSHVNVVLARRGSPTAAAAVGMLAHPSPGHTPVLCCVGPTPQEYEPIWPPTLMMNKATALEEGHQTITWGAAQLGIGQGVLDAVADGLIEASGDLIVLVAVWVDPHAHDETAVRESNRTAVRKALATCVHGRDPHAAARLVAERDSLTSPFYSGS; the protein is encoded by the coding sequence ATGGATCTGCACGAACTCGACGGCCGCGTCGGCGAAGGCTGGGGCGGAGCGGCGCCGAACGGCAGCCACGTGAACGTCGTCCTCGCCCGGCGCGGCAGCCCCACGGCGGCCGCGGCGGTCGGCATGCTCGCGCACCCCTCGCCCGGCCATACGCCGGTGCTGTGCTGCGTGGGGCCGACCCCGCAGGAGTACGAGCCGATCTGGCCGCCGACGCTGATGATGAACAAGGCGACCGCGCTCGAGGAGGGCCACCAGACGATCACATGGGGCGCGGCGCAGCTCGGGATCGGGCAGGGCGTGCTCGACGCCGTCGCCGACGGGCTGATCGAGGCGTCCGGCGACCTGATCGTGCTCGTCGCCGTCTGGGTCGATCCGCACGCGCACGACGAGACAGCCGTGCGCGAGTCCAACCGCACGGCCGTGCGCAAGGCGCTTGCGACCTGTGTCCACGGACGCGACCCGCACGCCGCCGCACGGCTCGTGGCCGAGCGCGACTCGCTCACGAGCCCGTTCTACAGCGGCAGCTGA
- a CDS encoding mandelate racemase/muconate lactonizing enzyme family protein has translation MRITAVEARRYRVPFDPPFRAAWDPVPRLHQDATLVGVHTDDGFTGWASGGHLPDHEQLEAFLVGLDPFRTELVRDLEETVDFHGGRPWTVEAAVWDVLGKATGQPVWKLLGGRSERLLAYASSGELVEPAERAARCVSLRDAGVKAVKIRFHHPDWRDDVAVVKAVREAVGRELQILVDANQGWRMPGDLEPRWDVATAAQVARALEPLGVYWLEEPLATDDLDGYAALRRLTTLRLAAGEMVRSAQEARDLLLRGHIDVLQADVVLSLGIGGCRRVAALADLSGRAWSPHTWSNGYGLLVNLHAALAFSTVPYVEVPYDPPAWSAERRDWLLPAPIAIGADGTIAPPAGPGLGVEPDLDRLEEWRID, from the coding sequence ATGCGCATCACCGCCGTCGAGGCCAGGCGCTACCGCGTGCCCTTCGACCCTCCGTTCCGCGCTGCCTGGGATCCCGTCCCGCGCCTGCACCAGGACGCGACGCTCGTCGGCGTGCACACCGACGACGGCTTCACGGGCTGGGCGAGCGGCGGTCATCTGCCCGACCACGAGCAGCTCGAGGCGTTCCTCGTCGGGCTCGACCCGTTCCGCACCGAGCTCGTGCGCGATCTCGAGGAGACGGTCGACTTCCACGGCGGACGGCCGTGGACGGTCGAAGCCGCCGTCTGGGACGTGCTCGGCAAGGCGACCGGGCAACCGGTGTGGAAGCTGCTCGGCGGCCGCTCGGAGAGGCTGCTCGCGTATGCGTCGAGTGGCGAGCTCGTCGAGCCGGCCGAGCGTGCCGCACGCTGCGTCTCCCTCCGCGACGCCGGCGTCAAGGCGGTCAAGATCCGCTTCCACCACCCCGACTGGCGCGACGACGTGGCCGTCGTGAAGGCGGTGCGCGAGGCGGTCGGGCGCGAGCTGCAGATCTTGGTCGACGCGAACCAGGGCTGGCGCATGCCCGGCGACCTCGAGCCCCGCTGGGACGTCGCCACGGCGGCACAGGTCGCGCGCGCGCTCGAGCCGCTCGGCGTCTACTGGCTCGAAGAGCCGCTCGCCACCGACGACCTGGACGGGTACGCCGCCCTGCGGCGGCTCACGACGCTCCGGCTCGCCGCCGGCGAGATGGTGCGCTCGGCGCAGGAGGCGCGCGATCTGCTGCTCCGCGGACACATCGACGTGCTGCAGGCCGACGTGGTGCTGTCGCTCGGCATCGGCGGCTGCCGCCGCGTCGCGGCTCTCGCCGACCTGTCGGGACGCGCCTGGTCTCCGCACACCTGGTCGAACGGCTACGGCCTGCTCGTGAACCTGCACGCGGCGCTCGCGTTCTCGACGGTTCCCTACGTGGAGGTGCCGTACGACCCGCCTGCGTGGTCGGCAGAGCGCCGCGACTGGCTGCTGCCGGCGCCGATCGCGATCGGCGCCGACGGCACGATCGCGCCGCCTGCCGGTCCCGGCCTCGGCGTCGAACCCGATCTCGACCGGCTCGAAGAATGGAGGATCGACTGA
- a CDS encoding alcohol dehydrogenase catalytic domain-containing protein, which yields MRIRAAVLHRPGQPLSVEEVELDGPKAGEVLVRVAAAGVCHSDVHLADGALGEGRWPMVLGHEGAGIVEAVGDGVTHVAPGDPVGFSFVPSCRACPACLAGRFNMCAPAGENGARGTLMDGTSRLHLADGTVLQHGLMTACFAEHTVVDAHGAVPLPRELPLWQAALLGCGVMTGFGAVRNVGRVGPGDSVCVIGCGGVGLQVVAAAALAGADPIIAVDRDPAKLEIARRRGATHTVDASREEPLERVREQSGGGVDHAFEVVGRPETMRMAWEVLRPAATAVVVGLAPAGVEVSLPAIDFLSDKGIRGSYYGSGDPAADLPQLAQLAVSGALDLAEVVTHVTGLDGVNDALERLRRGEGARTVLVLDAGLAGAPEPR from the coding sequence ATGCGCATACGTGCCGCGGTGCTGCACCGCCCGGGGCAGCCGCTTTCCGTCGAGGAGGTGGAGCTCGACGGGCCGAAGGCCGGCGAGGTGCTCGTGCGCGTGGCGGCGGCGGGCGTCTGCCACTCCGATGTGCACCTCGCGGACGGTGCGCTCGGCGAGGGCCGCTGGCCGATGGTGCTGGGCCACGAGGGCGCCGGCATCGTCGAGGCGGTCGGCGACGGCGTCACGCATGTCGCGCCCGGCGATCCGGTCGGCTTCTCGTTCGTTCCGTCGTGCCGTGCCTGTCCGGCGTGCCTGGCCGGGCGCTTCAACATGTGCGCGCCCGCGGGCGAGAACGGTGCGCGCGGCACGTTGATGGACGGCACCTCGCGGCTGCACCTTGCGGACGGCACCGTCCTGCAGCACGGGCTCATGACAGCGTGCTTCGCCGAGCACACGGTCGTCGACGCACACGGCGCGGTGCCGCTGCCGCGCGAGCTGCCGCTGTGGCAGGCGGCGCTGCTCGGGTGCGGCGTCATGACGGGCTTCGGTGCCGTGCGCAACGTCGGTCGCGTCGGCCCGGGCGACAGCGTCTGCGTGATCGGGTGCGGCGGCGTCGGCCTGCAGGTCGTGGCCGCGGCCGCGCTTGCCGGGGCCGATCCCATCATCGCCGTCGACCGCGATCCCGCCAAGCTCGAGATCGCGCGCCGTCGGGGGGCGACGCACACCGTCGACGCCTCGAGGGAGGAGCCGCTTGAGCGTGTGCGCGAGCAGAGTGGAGGTGGGGTCGACCATGCGTTCGAGGTCGTCGGCCGGCCCGAGACGATGCGGATGGCGTGGGAGGTGTTGCGGCCTGCGGCGACTGCGGTCGTCGTCGGGCTCGCGCCCGCGGGCGTCGAGGTGTCGCTGCCTGCGATCGACTTCCTCTCCGACAAGGGCATTCGCGGCTCGTACTACGGCTCCGGCGACCCGGCCGCCGACTTGCCGCAGCTCGCGCAGCTCGCCGTGAGCGGCGCCCTCGACCTCGCCGAGGTGGTCACGCACGTGACCGGCCTCGACGGCGTCAACGACGCGCTCGAACGCCTGCGCCGTGGTGAGGGCGCGCGTACCGTCCTCGTGCTGGACGCCGGTCTCGCCGGCGCCCCCGAGCCTCGCTAG
- a CDS encoding COX15/CtaA family protein, whose protein sequence is MPPIGFRLLALASALSAWALVAVGDVVRVTESGLGCPDWPLCEGGVVPGERRAPVIEYSHRATAAVVAILVVATALRALRRRGPLLAGVLPAAAAAAQVPIGIALVLTSDRSDAHSALEMLHVAGAGAVWASLVGLATAVGRAPLRGARAGSQARPAPAALS, encoded by the coding sequence GTGCCGCCCATCGGCTTCCGGCTCCTGGCGCTCGCCTCGGCGCTCTCCGCCTGGGCTCTCGTCGCGGTCGGCGACGTCGTGCGGGTGACCGAGTCCGGGCTCGGCTGCCCGGACTGGCCGCTCTGCGAGGGAGGCGTCGTTCCCGGCGAGCGCCGGGCCCCGGTGATCGAGTACAGCCACCGCGCGACGGCCGCCGTCGTCGCCATCCTCGTCGTCGCGACCGCGTTGCGGGCCCTGCGCCGTCGCGGCCCCCTGCTCGCCGGCGTGCTGCCGGCGGCGGCAGCGGCGGCACAGGTGCCGATCGGCATCGCCCTCGTGCTCACCTCCGACAGATCGGACGCCCACAGCGCGCTCGAGATGCTGCACGTCGCAGGGGCGGGGGCCGTGTGGGCGTCGCTCGTCGGCCTCGCGACGGCCGTGGGGCGGGCGCCGCTGCGTGGAGCCCGCGCGGGATCGCAGGCGCGCCCGGCGCCCGCAGCCCTCTCCTGA